The following proteins are encoded in a genomic region of Astatotilapia calliptera chromosome 22, fAstCal1.2, whole genome shotgun sequence:
- the nhsl3 gene encoding NHS-like protein 3 isoform X3 codes for MGNGIQKKKKTEKSSSSSPSSCLSPNREKPKGVWLFGHADKLTTAGPKVNEDQKRLTVHYTASQHYQENVFIEGSRPQYLEDLHTEAQEGLKIQQQEEHKNGGNFPDSESIASTDTLHPEDINSKDGDASPESRANSGNTDSTVTFAAMTRPALTRQGSTFKPLNPIKRQDKSRKKTRRTTIMGIPNQVQKELGLNRNSTFQPLVSTEVSVNTQISNSQSSGVITISTDDGTPVANKLGARVHVSELEQAFRGEELVRKHLQDHQDFGSQLFPTSNLRPKSLAVPGMTTSTSLSPSMFNFLQEPQGPVMSISPQATYLSTIIPNAVMPASIEFIEIDRSTSRTRGSSVNHGSSVNHGSSVRTVSKSSLASGDSAVSPLLSRRSDGDTSQTNHYHNDSTLATSASGSNWSESKSSETIISNSSPLSSKGSTQSSNSSQRVCLNGQTKQTAGDQDLVSFRSSVHAISSPSGKGENLVTRPATESGESVAVAAGEEAKNKKKRSLSVMKTKQPPAPPRRSNSLHSNKIRGNSRVVIVDNKSLNDSASGEVTFTRENIVPEDETKLVSTNSTKIPEDVSNFLRSSSPDSSTNPLSSAKASSNEDGLSPESSSSPQKVPPEDGKFERTISPSSGYSSQSGTPTLSPKGISPTSPEKQKKKPVKPERSASRASSSAASPSSSVTSLSSGTSELANTEVSVCSSNQPPQGSSPTVATKDLALKNNTSTFREEVNELLNIPPPPKVKAPCPPPPETWVHSRRTLELLCGPCPNVKQKAAQVQESTSNDTGTQTETRKEMQVLDQIQTATDKPIIELSKTQAKPELLSTMHPDRVHVVQEGKEYPEQETSFVQDKRKASVDVQQQEQSSSFVMKEPESQGTTPKKDPPPVMKKPMTLLHKGEMVLAEKSVEKENNVTSGTAEVTISVENYMSLEKGVTALFDESKAEMDRSEVQSMQTLSIEVPRINKFSPPPTPPPAYHPTPPLSRKTPPSAVSTPPNDLQRVQEEIHIVESSWPPPPPPLEGDSVFDGVDEVDFPPPPPPSIITDSAPDVMAGCVTELGNPNVQTVQSSDLHPVVPQPVINDTEPVIDVQVPKSIAFEEISSSVLETVLPPPVESPLIPSMKRAESPVPNTAVDPPGSFQKRGSLQIEAPPVSISTQFSALTVPVAPPLPSDNLTHGVNFRRHSSLANRDARTKELLSRHKSVPIPKEDANIPLVTPSLLQMVRLRSVNMTEDQVQSPPEDKSTNEEAPVKDNSPVSIQGSQNIPQKPIRKSLSLKSPPQAIKSSSVTMTSPSMRLQEAIRMKTAAMSSRDGLPSKLGVKSSTYSCVSDPGALPRKSHEGYDMHKSPASTASFIFSRSTKKVVIETASSPDAQANLKQSLAAELMQVSDQSKAAVFTFDGVKCDKVPPPVAKKPTQSSINSSPSLPNSLSKMEVNVKGNGAVVGGEHRSGINLSETTTTRVTADTIETLF; via the exons CTGGTCCCAAGGTGAATGAAGACCAGAAGAGGTTGACAGTCCATTATACAGCCTCGCAGCACTACCAGGAGAATGTTTTCATTGAGGGCAGCAGGCCTCAGTACTTGGAAGACCTGCACACTGAAGCTCAAGAGGGACTCAAGATACAACAGCAGGAAG AACACAAGAATGGAGGGAACTTTCCTGACAGTGAAAGCATTGCT TCCACAGACACTCTTCATCCGGAGGATATCAACTCCAAGGATGGAGATGCATCTCCAGAGTCAAGAGCCAACTCTGGGAATACTGATAGCACAGTAACCTTTGCTGCGATGACTAGACCTGCACTTACCCGCCAAG GTTCTACATTCAAGCCCCTGAATCCAATCAAAAGACAAGATAAGAGCAGGAAGAAGACCAGGAGAACCACCATCATGGGTATTCCCAACCAGGTCCAGAAAGAACTTG GCCTAAACAGAAACTCCACCTTTCAGCCGCTTGTTTCTACTGAGGTCTCTGTCAACACACAGATCAGTAACAGCCAATCATCAGGTGTCATCACCATTTCTACAGATGATGGGACTCCAGTCGCAAATAAGTTGGGAGCAAGGGTACATGTTTCAGAGCTGGAG CAGGCATTCAGAGGTGAAGAGCTGGTGAGGAAGCATCTCCAGGACCACCAGGACTTTGGTTCCCAGCTCTTTCCCACCTCCAACCTAAGACCCAAGTCTCTTGCAGTACCTGGCATGACAACATCCACCTCTTTATCTCCTTCAATGTTTAATTTCCTCCAGGAACCCCAG ggGCCAGTGATGTCTATCTCTCCACAGGCCACTTACTTGTCTACAATCATTCCTAATGCTGTAATGCCAGCATCGATTGAATTCATTGAGATTGACCGCAGTACCAGCCGGACTCGTGGCAGCAGTGTCAACCATGGCAGCAGTGTCAACCATGGCAGCAGTGTTCGCACTGTAAGCAAAAGCAGCCTGGCATCTGGGGACTCGGCAGTCAGCCCCTTGCTATCCAGAAGATCAGATGGTGACACTTCCCAGACAAACCATTATCACAATGACTCCACACTGGCCACATCAGCTTCAGGGTCAAACTGGAGTGAGTCAAAGTCTTCTGAGACCATTATTTCAAACTCATCCCCACTGTCCTCCAAGGGTAGCACACAAAGCAGTAACTCTTCACAGAGAGTATGTCTAAATGGGCAAACCAAACAAACTGCTGGGGATCAGGACCTTGTTAGTTTCCGTAGCTCTGTTCATGCGATTAGCAGCCCTAGCGGTAAAGGTGAAAACCTTGTTACAAGACCAGCAACAGAATCTGGTGAATCGGTGGCGGTGGCTGCTGGAGAAGaagcaaagaataaaaagaaacgtAGCCTTTCAGTTATGAAGACCAAGCAACCTCCAGCACCACCACGTAGATCAAACTCTCTGCACAGTAATAAGATTAGAGGTAACTCCAGGGTGGTTATTGTGGATAACAAAAGTCTTAATGACTCTGCTTCTGGGGAGGTGACATTTACTAGAGAGAATATTGTACCAGAGGATGAGACAAAGTTGGTTTCTACAAATAGCACTAAGATACCTGAAGATGTATCAAACTTCCTTAGGTCAAGCTCTCCAGATTCTTCCACCAATCCTCTGAGTTCTGCTAAGGCATCTTCAAATGAAGATGGGCTATCTCCAGAATCTAGTTCCTCCCCACAGAAAGTTCCACCAGAGGATGGGAAATTTGAACGGACCATTTCTCCATCTAGTGGTTATTCTAGTCAGAGTGGCACGCCAACACTTTCTCCAAAAGGGATCTCCCCAACCTCCccagagaagcagaagaagaaaccaGTCAAGCCGGAAAGATCAGCGTCGCGAGCCTCATCCTCAGCAGCATCTCCTTCATCCTCAGTTACGTCTTTATCATCTGGAACATCTGAGCTTGCCAATACAGAAGTTTCTGTGTGTAGCTCAAATCAGCCTCCACAGGGATCTTCACCAACTGTTGCTACAAAAGACCTTGCACTGAAGAACAATACCTCAACTTTTAGAGAGGAAGTAAATGAGCTATTGAACATCCCACCACCTCCTAAAGTCAAAGCACcatgtcctcctcctccagagACATGGGTCCACAGCAGACGCACCTTGGAGCTCCTCTGTGGGCCTTGCCCTAATgttaaacaaaaagcagcacaagTACAGGAAAGCACAAGTAACGACACAGGAACCCAGACTGAAACTAGGAAAGAGATGCAGGTTTTGGATCAAATTCAAACAGCTACAGACAAACCTATCATAGAACTGTCCAAAACTCAAGCAAAGCCTGAGTTACTATCAACAATGCATCCTGACAGAGTTCATGTGGTGCAGGAGGGTAAGGAATATCCAGAACAAGAAACATCTTTCGTCcaggacaaaagaaaagcaagcgtAGATGTTCAGCAGCAAGAACAGAGTAGTAGCTTTGTAATGAAGGAGCCAGAGAGTCAAGGGACAACTCCAAAGAAAGATCCCCCTCCTGTCATGAAGAAACCCATGACACTACTGCACAAAGGGGAAATGGTCTTGGCGGAGAAGTCAGTGGAGAAAGAGAACAATGTAACGAGTGGCACAGCAGAGGTCACTATATCTGTGGAGAACTACATGTCTTTAGAGAAAGGTGTGACAGCTTTATTTGACGAgagcaaggctgagatggacAGAAGTGAAGTCCAGTCCATGCAAACACTTTCAATAGAGGTCCCCAGAATCAATAAGTTTTCTCCGCCACCTACCCCTCCCCCAGCATACCACCCGACACCGCCTCTATCAAGGAAAACACCTCCCTCAGCAGTATCTACACCTCCAAATGATTTACAAAGGGTACAGGAGGAGATCCACATTGTAGAGTCCTCCTGgccacctccaccacctcctttGGAAGGGGACTCTGTATTTGATGGAGTGGATGAGGTTGactttcctccacctcctcctccatccatcATAACCGACAGTGCACCAGATGTGATGGCTGGTTGCGTCACAGAGTTGGGCAACCCTAATGTGCAGACTGTACAGAGTTCAGATTTGCACCCAGTTGTTCCACAACCAGTTATAAACGACACAGAACCAGTGATTGACGTGCAGGTTCCAAAATCTATAGCTTTTGAGGAGATttcttcatctgttttagagACTGTATTGCCTCCACCAGTGGAATCGCCTCTTATACCAAGTATGAAAAGAGCAGAAAGCCCAGTACCAAACACAGCTGTAGATCCTCCCGGCAGTTTCCAGAAGCGAGGTTCTCTGCAAATTGAAGCTCCCCCTGTGTCCATCAGTACTCAGTTTTCAGCTCTGACTGTGCCTGTAGCGCCTCCTCTACCGTCAGATAATTTAACTCATGGAGTTAATTTCAGAAGACATTCCAGCCTAGCAAATCGAGATGCCAGGACCAAGGAGCTCCTCTCCCGCCACAAAAGTGTTCCCATTCCCAAAGAGGATGCTAACATACCTCTTGTCACCCCTTCCCTGCTTCAAATGGTTCGCCTGAGATCAGTCAACATGACCGAAGATCAGGTGCAAAGTCCGCCAGAGGACAAGTCCACAAATGAGGAAGCACCAGTTAAGGATAATTCCCCAGTTTCTATCCAAGGATCTCAAAACATTCCTCAAAAACCCATCCGCAAGTCTTTGTCACTGAAATCTCCCCCTCAGGCCATTAAATCATCCTCTGTGACAATGACCAGTCCTTCAATGCGCTTACAGGAAGCCATACGAATGAAAACTGCAGCAATGTCTTCAAGAGATGGTCTGCCCTCCAAACTGGGTGTGAAATCATCGACATACAGCTGCGTCAGTGACCCAGGAGCTTTGCCACGGAAATCACACGAAGGATATGACATGCACAAGTCTCCAGCTTCTACTGCTAGCTTTATCTTCTCTAggagcacaaaaaaggttgtCATAGAGACTGCCTCATCCCCTGACGCTCAGGCAAATCTAAAGCAAAGCTTGGCAGCTGAGCTCATGCAAGTGTCCGATCAATCCAAGGctgctgtgtttacatttgaTGGAGTGAAGTGTGATAAAGTTCCTCCACCTGTAGCCAAGAAGCCGACGCAAAGCAGCATCAACTCTTCACCGAGTCTTCCGAATTCTTTGTCAAAGATGGAGGTCAATGTCAAAGGGAATGGAGCAGTAGTAGGAGGAGAACATAGGAGTGGAATAAACCTGTCTGAAACAACAA CAACCAGAGTAACAGCGGACACAATTGAAACACTGTTCTGA